Proteins from a single region of Labedella gwakjiensis:
- a CDS encoding D-arabinono-1,4-lactone oxidase, translated as MTATGALWRNWARTESARPIRVERPSSPGAVQRAVRAAAGSGLPIKAAGAGHSFTGIAVAPGVLLELDDLSGLVEVDRERRLATVLAGTRLSDLSRLLSPHGLALQNLGDIDRQTISGAISTGTHGTGIGFSGLAGRVRGVSVVTGDGSLRRISVDESPELLPAFALGLGALGVLVDVTLECVDAFVLSAVEAPEPLEATIADAERRARSVDHFEFYWFPHTRVALTKTNTRMPTGSARAPLAPVKRWVDDDLMANGVYRAVCAAGTLLPVAVPSLNRAATRLTGSRRFADHSHRVFTTTRTVRFAEMEYALPVAALPAVLEELAALIEERRWRISFPLEIRFAAADDLWLSTASGRESAYVAVHRYYRDDHEPYFRAAEEIFRRHSGRPHWGKIHYLGADELRELYPHFDDFVGLRNEVDPRRVFANAYLDRVLGP; from the coding sequence ATGACGGCGACAGGAGCGCTGTGGCGGAACTGGGCCCGCACGGAATCGGCGCGGCCGATCCGTGTCGAGCGGCCGTCGAGTCCCGGGGCCGTGCAACGTGCGGTGCGTGCAGCCGCCGGCTCGGGGCTGCCCATCAAGGCGGCGGGCGCCGGCCACAGCTTCACGGGCATCGCGGTGGCGCCCGGGGTTCTGCTGGAACTCGACGACCTCAGCGGTCTCGTCGAGGTGGATCGCGAGCGTCGCCTCGCGACCGTCCTGGCCGGAACGCGGTTGTCGGACCTCTCCCGTCTGCTCTCGCCGCACGGGCTGGCGCTGCAGAACCTCGGCGACATCGACCGCCAGACGATCTCCGGAGCGATCTCCACCGGGACTCACGGCACGGGGATCGGATTCTCCGGTCTCGCGGGGCGCGTGCGAGGTGTCAGCGTCGTGACGGGGGACGGTTCCCTCCGACGGATCTCGGTGGACGAGTCTCCCGAGCTCCTACCGGCGTTCGCCCTCGGACTCGGAGCACTCGGAGTGCTCGTCGACGTCACCCTCGAATGCGTCGACGCCTTCGTCCTGAGCGCCGTCGAGGCTCCCGAACCGCTCGAGGCGACGATCGCCGACGCCGAGCGACGCGCTCGCAGCGTCGACCACTTCGAGTTCTACTGGTTCCCCCACACGCGTGTCGCCCTGACGAAGACGAACACGCGGATGCCGACCGGGAGCGCACGCGCGCCCCTCGCTCCCGTCAAGCGGTGGGTGGACGACGACCTGATGGCGAACGGCGTCTACCGGGCCGTGTGCGCGGCGGGGACCCTGCTGCCGGTGGCGGTACCGAGTCTCAACCGCGCGGCGACGCGCCTCACCGGTTCGAGACGCTTCGCGGACCACTCGCACCGCGTCTTCACGACCACGCGCACGGTCCGGTTCGCCGAGATGGAGTACGCCCTCCCGGTCGCAGCCCTCCCGGCCGTGCTCGAGGAACTCGCCGCGCTCATCGAGGAGCGCCGCTGGAGGATTTCCTTCCCTCTCGAGATCCGGTTCGCCGCGGCCGACGACCTCTGGCTCTCCACCGCGAGCGGTCGGGAGTCCGCCTACGTGGCCGTGCACCGGTACTACCGCGACGATCACGAACCGTATTTCCGGGCGGCCGAGGAGATCTTCCGTCGCCACTCGGGCCGGCCGCATTGGGGGAAGATCCATTACCTCGGGGCGGATGAACTCCGAGAGCTGTACCCGCACTTCGACGACTTCGTCGGCCTGCGGAACGAGGTCGATCCACGTCGGGTGTTCGCGAACGCCTACCTCGATCGTGTGCTCGGACCATGA
- a CDS encoding LemA family protein: MEWLIPVLIIVAVVAVIAIYFWVTYNSLVALGVRVDEAWSDITVQLKRRADLIPSIVETVKGYAAHERGVFENVTRARAETLSASGPVEASAAENHMQQALRSVFAVAEAYPQLQASQNYLQLQSELVDTEDKIQASRRFFNGGVRELNTKIKVFPNNLVARQLGFTGRDFFEVADGAAIAEPPRVQF; encoded by the coding sequence ATGGAATGGCTCATTCCTGTCCTGATCATCGTCGCGGTCGTCGCGGTGATCGCCATCTACTTCTGGGTGACCTACAACTCGCTCGTGGCGCTCGGGGTGCGAGTCGATGAGGCCTGGAGCGACATCACGGTTCAGCTCAAGCGTCGCGCGGATCTCATCCCCTCCATCGTCGAGACCGTGAAGGGGTATGCCGCCCACGAACGCGGCGTCTTCGAGAACGTCACCCGTGCGCGTGCCGAGACGCTCTCCGCCAGCGGGCCGGTCGAGGCCTCGGCCGCCGAGAACCACATGCAGCAGGCTCTCCGGTCGGTCTTCGCCGTGGCCGAGGCCTACCCGCAGCTCCAGGCCAGCCAGAACTACCTCCAGCTGCAGAGCGAGCTCGTCGACACCGAGGACAAGATCCAGGCATCGCGCCGATTCTTCAACGGCGGGGTGCGCGAGTTGAACACGAAGATCAAGGTCTTCCCGAACAACCTCGTCGCCCGTCAGCTCGGCTTCACCGGCCGCGACTTCTTCGAGGTCGCCGACGGCGCTGCGATCGCCGAGCCGCCTCGCGTCCAGTTCTGA